A region of the Ranitomeya variabilis isolate aRanVar5 chromosome 5, aRanVar5.hap1, whole genome shotgun sequence genome:
GCTTATTTTTTTGTTGAGTATAAGGATGGCTGCTTGTGAGATTTTGGTTGAGGATTTTCTTTTGATTAGTAATTAACTCAGATGAATCCGATAAGCTTAATATAGAGAAATAAAAGGTCTTCTACTAGCGCAGAGTCAGAGGCAGAAGCCACAAGAGCTTGGTGTAGCAAGGCAAACATTTGACCGGTCTGCTTTATTGAATTTTGTGTGTAGGTGAGAAAACGTGCTATTTCGAGCCCAAATAGTGTGGCGGGTGTTTATTTGGTTTAAGAGACAAGCAGAATGGACCTGCACATTAATATGCTACTATTTTGTAGAATTTTCTAAATAAAGCTGTGTTTGGACTTCTTTTTAGATCTGGACTGTATTACATTTGTCTACATTTGCCATTGCCAACCACGTCCCAAAACAACATTCCGGCAATATATAAACATAACATCTATTTCTGAAAATGAAATGGAAAGGAATTGCTCATGCAGTAATTACTAGTCATTGTAATTCCAAATTTGGTTATTTCTGCTGTATTCAAAGCTATGATTAGCACAAATTACACCATATtttcaaaataaatatttttacaaaAAAGGGGCTAGTCTTGCACATAGCGCAAAAAAGCATTAGTGTTTTTGGAAGACACTTTGGTTATACTAGCCTTTGCTATGTTCAGTTAATGGCACATAACACAGATACTTactaatgtgtgaaaggggccaaTGAGTGGGTAGTCAGATGTATTTCGGTCATTATCTATAGAAATATTTATAAACCAAAATTATTGGTAGTTCAAAAAGAGGTACACATCTTTCCAGTAAAATGTAACTTCTGTAGGTTGCACCTTTTAGCCTAAGGTATGTGCTAACAGGCATTAAATCTGGATAGAACACAGGACCATTTTTAAACCCTACCCCAAGGTTTAAAAATTATGTCAGTCTTGATGATCGCAGTGCTAAATCTAATAGAAAAGTGACAACTGTAGCTCTTTCTTTGTCACTTATGAACCTTAACTGTAGTGCAAAATATGCGAACTCATCCACTACTGAACAGCTACCTTCCTGCAGGTGATCTCATGTTCACAGCGTCATACACTTTTACCAGTAATAAAGTGCATTCCTTAAAAATGAGGCAGCTTTTTCTAATCTTGGTCAACGTCAAGGTTAGGCTATATTCATGCAACCAAATTTTCAGCCCGAATGTTGCCCACGGAAAAAAACTGACAGCACTCGGAACAAAGTTATTCAATACGGGTGTTCAGATGACCGTTCTTTTTCATGCACCAAATATTCTtgagggtaaaaaaaaaatcccagcatgCCTAATCTCTGTATTGCAGATGAAACTTGCCTATTAATGTCTATGGGTGCCCCCCCGAAAAAGCATCCCCATATGGAGCCACTGTATAGCATCTGATGTTTTAAAAattagattattttttatttacgtGTGAATTTAGCTTTTAGGTTTGCAAACGACATCATGGATCAGAACCAAGTTGGTATGTTTTCCTATTTTCAAACAGAAGTGCCCTAAAACATATTTTAGTAATATTCCACAAAGAGAACAAAAAATAAATGCTGTAGAACATATTATGTCCTAGTTATAGTAGATATCACAATGATTTGTTGATTCCCATATGTGTAAGTTTCATGAGATATTGAAGTCTTGCCATCAAAATACAAAAGTTTATTGTTCCACATAAATAAATGTCAATTCAAGAAGttacaaagaaaaaaatatatttttttaaaatacatgATTTTATCTGTATCAGAATGTGATTAAATCCGTGAGTGTAAGAAAAGGCTGAAGTGAAGGTCATGATTTGTTACAAAGTGCAGACAAAGGGAAAAAGGATTATAATCCCGTTATGGAGACTAGTGAAAAAACACATTAAATGCTTGTATGCATCAGTATTTCATGTAAACTTGAGCCGTAAAAGCAAAATACGTTAAGAATAATAGTCTCTAAACCTTTTGTTAAGCACTGTTCCTATTAAAAATAATGTTGGTAACACAGGGAATACGGTAATTATCCATTAGAAAAGTCATCCTGCCTTGATCTCGACCACGTTCCCCAACGTGCATTTCGCATTAAATTTCGCTTCCTTAGGGGGCGTGGCCTAGGTGACGTATCAGTCCGGTTTAAATATTATGCCGTTCCGGTGGCCTGACCGGTCCGCAACCTATCAAATgttaaaacacaaaaattgagcttgacttatgttggtacacatgcagcacataaacgcatgttcacattggccataaagcataaaacctacaagagaaaaaatgagcaaaagccctgctgtaactaagtaaaaaagcatgaAGTGCATCTAAACGACACAGAGTTTTTGGTAATACTGttgttgatcaaaaatagcatgaaagccatcccaccatgacaaggtaactctgattgggacagtcctacgctgtctaatattaaaaagcttaccatgtgtcaatgttgacttcAGTGTatcaataagggcagacaaaaggactgggcccaaccagtggaacaccagtctgaggagccttatatacaatctccagctcagaaaagggtggccacaccctggcttgcacagaatgcaataatacaaagaaaaaaaacacaaaaattgaacttGACTTGAGTTGGtaaacatgcagcacataaacgcatgttcacattggccataaaacatataaaacctacatcaTCATGGGGACAGGAAAAGATATTAATTATGAAGCAGAAATACTTTCCTTATAGACAATTATATCTTATTCACAAAAAATACCCGATAATGTGAATTATTTTGGATTATTATTGAGTAAAAAAGTCCATAATATCCTTTTTTATAACCACAGGAATGGAGCTAATTTAATTGTCTTCATTTTTCCATCCATGGTTGTATATATTGCTTCAAATATTCTTCAAACATATGTTTCAGAGGGCCACTCATGGCCAGGATACCCCAAGCTAAATCAAAATAGATAAATTGTGGAATAGAGAGGGAAGTTTTCTAGAAAGCGGACAAAATAGCCTTATTATAGAAACGAAGAAAAGCCCTGTGTTTCATTAAGACCTATAGAGGTCATTGTGCCCAATGTAGTAATCCACCTACACTCTTTCTGAGCAAGGAGGCATCTATTATCGCCTCCCCTGATACTACGCCGGACATGTTCAATACCCCTGACCGAGAGAAACTTAGGGTTGCATTTATGAAATATTCTGAAGTGGCGaggtattgtttttaattgtgtaaGATCGATCTCTGTCTCTGCCACCATAATGTCACGTACATGTTCCCATGTATGAGTACCAAAACGTCTTGATGTCAAGCCAATATAAATTTTAGGACAATGACATTTGCCATAGTATATGACCTAAGTTGTATTGCAGGTAATGTGATGTCTAATGGAAAAATTCCCTTTCCCATTGGCTGAGTCAAACACTGAGGTATGACAAATATTTTTGCATGAGATGCAATTTCCACAAGGAAAGCATCCAGCAATAGGGCATCCAGATCCCAAAGGATTTTTGGTGATGGCAGGGACATAATGGCTATTCACCAAAATATCACCTAAATTTTTGTCCTCCTGGAAGTCGTTAATGGATATTCAGTTAGATGTTTGGAGAGTGTAGAATCCTTTTTGAGGATGCGCCAATGTTTTTCGAGACAACTCCTCATTGTGGCCCACTCCCCATTATAGGTTGAAATAAAATGGAAAATCTCATACTTTTCATCATTTTTCTTTTGCGGATGTAATAACATATCCCTTGGTTGATGTTTTGCTCTGAGATATCCTGATTTAATGCACCTATTGCTGTATCACCTTGCCTTGAATGTTTGTTGGAGGTCAGATGCCTGGGACTCAAACTTGGACTCtgaggaacagatccgcctcatcctgaggtattgtccaactgggatggccttaatagtaCTATAGGGATGACCTGAACTTGCATGCAGCAATGAATTGACCGAGGTGGACTTCCGGAACACATCTGTCTGTAAATATCGATGCTCATCAATTTCAATTTAATATCCAGGAAGTCCATTGCAGCCATACTCATTGATAAGTTTTATATTGAATCTATTGCAATTTAATTTCTGCTTAAACATCTGCAGTTCATATTCCGACCCTTGCCATATgatgaacaggtcatcaatgtagCGTAACCAGCACTGCACAAGGACTGCAGCCCGGGAGCCACCtccataaaaaaatttaaataaatacattttttttctaattttttgaaTTGTCATTTATTTATGTGGAAGAATAAACTTTTGTATTTTGTTGGCATATTTTGGACTCAATTTTCTCCTTGTTTTGTATTGATCAGTGAGTCACCAGTTTCATGGGTATATGGTAATATATTACTGGTATTTATATAGATATTGAAGTCTTCTTGAAACTGAGCTAGCAATGGAGCCATCTGTGTAATATTCAATGATTCCAACCGAGCTGCTGACTAATTTATATTAGTCTCCATATGGAGCAATTGGCAATTTCTTGTAATGAAATTGATGATAAATGATTAGTCATCAGTAAAGCTGGGACTACATTGCAACTTTGGCCATAACACTAATCAAGGAACCAAAGATCGATGTCTGCTGCTACTACATCACAGCATAATGATCTTGTATGGAGTCACAAGGTACTGCAGAACAAGTTGGATTTTTTAACTTGCTTGGTGCCAGTGAATCACttgcattaggctatgtgcacactttgcggcgtcctctgcgggttctcccacagcggaattgataaatctgcagggcaaaaccgctgcggttatccctgcagatttatcgcagtttgttttgcggtttccgctgcgggtttactcctatactattgatgctgcatatacagcaatatgcagcatcaatagtaatggtaaaaataataaaaattggttatatactcaccctctgatgtcccgatctcctcggcgctgcacgcggcggtccagttccaaagatgttgtgccgagaaggaccttcgtgacgtcacggtcatgtgaccgcgacgtcacggtcatgtgaccgcgacgtcatctcaggccctgctcgcacagcaactgagaccggacggccgcgtgcagcgctgagaggtgagtatatcatgattttttattttaattcttttttttacacacaaatatggttcccagggcctggaggagagtctcctctcctccaccccgggtaccatctgcacattatccgcttacttcccgcatcgtgggcacagccccatgcgggaagtaagcggttcaatgcattattatgtgtgcagaatcgcagcgattctgcacaaagaagtgacatgctgcgggttgtaaaccgctgtatttctgcgtggtttttcccgcagcatgtgcacagcagtttgcagtttccatagggtttacatgtaaatgtaaacgcaatggaaactgctgcggacccgcagcatcaaaatcgccgcggatccgtggtaaaacctgcaaagtgtgaacatggccttatactgtTAGGTAGCATAAAGTGAAACTATTACTAGTTAACCTATGAGTGATATGTTCAACAAACATCGTTACATTTTGCTGCTACCAAGCGGTATATAACAATGTTTGTTGAATATGTCACTCATAGGTTTACTAGCAATAGTATCACTTTATTCCTTTTGATAAATTTGATGAAGTTGCTTGTGGAAACAAGGGGTTGAGCGGGCGCACTATTCTGCTGGCTCAAGACCGCATGGAcaagggatcatcccactgaatgactgctctccttttaccatgggcataatactacttagacaacacagggtgaggataaaacagtgtggcaatactttattgggcCACAAAAGAGGcatataacacatagaacagtcacagcaaaatacccaagatggtgcaaaattgcagagtctcacccttccgctgacacgCCAAGATTAAAACCAGCTGCGACTTCCAGGActgactacccccacctgtggcatgcacagagaggatgTAACTTAGGAACCTGACAGTCCGTTGAGGTGCAAGGTCagatgaccggagggtcacaacctggcttctctgaacatctccatggagccaggtaacCGACGGCTTCCAATCAtggcttccccaaatgtatccatgggaaaCAGGTGACCAGAGGATCCAACTCCTGACTTCCACAAACAAATCCATGAGTTCAGTGCTGATTAAAGGAGCAAATCTGTATTCTTTCTGCCAGTTATGGtctcctaagctgacatcctgtagaatgtcaaatttgtgtcccttgtgatggagccatgatatggcagctctcctgtagagtgttcctggctgtggttttgtaaagagtccctggttctttggatctctggatctttgaatgtcttgttacagaggcatatccttttctatagttcacaactgttgtccttcaagccatcatccacaGGCAATGGGAAGGGGTGATGACATTACCATGCATTGTTTGATTATtcatagtttatccttcaatgctTGCAAGTCAATAAAGtgcatggcctggtataatgtgtaatcaacatatcagcaaacatcattgttcagtaacCCTGCATCCATATTTTGCAAAGACAACAGTACCATAAACTGTAGGAACTGATATAAATGGTAcataacaaccattcatcaatttaaaAATATCAAtacaacctacaagaagagtcaacataaagataacagTCTATGGCTCCTGTATTATCGAAAATAGACGTcttgataattaagattaaatgctgtgtcatcacactgCTCATATCCTATAATTCTACATGTGATGCCATTGAATATAAAGTAACACTTTTCCTTACACCTAGAAAAAGAAATCCACAATCCTTCAAACAGACAATCTTTAACGTGAAATTGTCCTATCCGGTGAAGTAGCTCTTCCATCCTCCTCCCCCCTCCATAGACTTTTAAGAACAGCAACTGTCATCTCATACCACAGTAAGCTGAAAACCCGTCATCACTGAATAAAGATTTCATTGTAGAACTGAGAGTGAATATCAATGCAGAAATTGAAAGATgagaaaatatatacatatatataaatatatataaataataataataataatatatgtctttcagtgggcaaacttacaaaatcagcaagggatcaaataattattcaccccactgtatacagtgtatatatatatatatatatatatatatatatatatatatatatatatatatatatatatatatatatatatatatattgtatatatatatatatacagtatattgcatagtctgcaccttgggtcttgtcttgtctgcggcaagacattaaaaatgggtcgtggctgggtcttccagcaagacaatgacccaaaacatacagtcaaggcaacaaaggagtggctcaaaaagaagcacatcaatgtcatggagtggcctagccagtctccagaccttaatcccataaaatcttatggagggagatgaaaaTCTGAGTTGCCAAgccacagcctcaaaatcttaatgatttagagatgatctgcaaagaggagtagaccaaaattcctcctgacatgtgcgcaaacctcatcatcaactacaaaaaaatctgactacagtgcttgccaacaagggttttaccaccaaatattaagtcttgtttgtcagaggaATCGAATACCTATTTCTCAccccaaaatgcaaataaatttatataccttatacaatgtgattttctggattttgtttttggtattctatctctcaatgttaaaattaatctacccttaaaattatagactgttcatgtctttgtcagtgggcaaacttacaaaaacagcaagggatcaaatacttacttcccccactgtatgtgtatatatatatatatatatatatatatatatatatatatatatatatatatatatatatatatatatacagtatatttatgtatagattgcatagtctgcaccttgggtcttgtcttgtgtggtagattcctgctgctatggatctggtacttagtgcttgctcttgtgccgctatgattagtgcctctgtgctgtctcagagtcctcctttctccagccattggtaggatttctccatgtcagccacctccattatctgtcaatggtacatcccatgcagcagcTTGCCTTACCATGgcacttcatgttcctgttcttccttccagatctgttgttgctgccttaggctttctctcagcatctcatcttttggtgccattttcctgatgtattcctggatactccaagAATCAGAAGACAGcagtgataatagatgtggcagtgccaagtgacagcaacatcggtAAGAAGGAATAATGAGAAGCTAGAGAAATACCAGggtctcaaaggagaactggaaaagatgtggaaggtgaaggcaacagtgattccagtggtgataggagcacttggagaagTGAcacctaagttgggaaaatggctacaacagattccaggagcaacatctgaactctctgtccaaAAAAGCACAATGCTGGTGTAAGGAGGTGACAGAGGCCGTCATATACCTCCCCCTCTTTGCACAGTATTCATAGTAATTGTGTAATTGTGTGCAGTTCCATGATGTTTGTGACTGTTATTGTGTTCATGAAATGTTGCTGTATTGTGTATAAGATTAGGGATAACATAGGATAATAGAGGGACACACTAGAGGTAGGGAATGAGTCTTAGAATAGGTATAGTTAGCATAAAGGGTTTTACAGACTGAGAGGAGACACATATGGGTGTAGTGTAGAGCAGTAGGATATAGTGAAGGGACTTCCTGGTTAGTGAGCAGTTAGCCATGCCCCGGGCAAGATGAAGTGAAAGAAGGCAGACAGAGAGCCGTGGGGGTGATGTTGCCGAGGCAAGAGGGGCCCCTAGGCTGAGTGACGTGCAGGCGGTCACAACCTTAAACAGTAACCATCCCAAGAAGGATCCGGGACCTATGGCCGGGACTAGGCGAAGCTGAGACGGGGAGCCTTTTAACTTTTCCTTTTGAATCCAGACAAGGGGAATGGGAGGAAGCTGGTGGGCCTAAAGGCACGGATGTCACGGGACAGTACATATACTGTATCTACATAcagcggggaaaataagtattggatacactgctgattttgcaagttttccctcctacaaagaatggagaggtctgtaatttttatcgtagatatACTTCAACTGAGAGACagcatctaaaaataaaaaacagaaattaaCATTGtacgatttttaaataattaaattgtatttttttattttaccattaacataaagtatatTCACATTCAGTTGCTCATAATCATTAAATATACCCTTTCCATATGTGGGTAAAATACCTTAACATATATAACTCACGACTAGTGTGACCTGATAATAAATTAATCAAACACTATGGTACTAGATAAAATATCAAATTTTTATTGAAAGTCAATGATAAAACGCATAAAATACATTTACTACATGTTGTAGAGGGtacaaaaaatccacaaaagagGGACTACACTGCCTAAGATGCACTTCCTATCCAGActacaaatatgcaaatatgcaAAAGCTGTCACCCACCTAGGCAACCTAAGATCATCACCGTAATCAGGAGCTATCTATGGCCATTTCATAACGCCATGACAATAAAACTGGCCCCAAAGTAACGCTCCGACATTTGGCTATGCTGATGGTGTGCATAAGAGGGTGGAAAGTGAAGGCAAAATACCTGCTATAAAGTCTGGAAGGGtgtctcggcgtccctctgccccgatgcgcgtttcacgtTCGCTTCTTCTGGAGGTGTGTCTGGGCAGGGGGCTTGCCGGTATATGTATAGTAATGTCCGTCATTCATTGGATGAGGCCTACCTGCTATTGCTAACAGGTACCCAGCTATAATACATACAACGGACCTAGAACACGTCAATTCACTAAAAAGGGATTTTCCCATGGGAACCACAATCGAAAGGATGACTCCGTCAAGGTGATTAATCTTTCTAATCATATCCTTACTAATGCACAGGAGAGGGTCTTACAGAAGGGACTTAATTTTTCACCATCTTCTACCTTAGACACGTTTACCGCAGTGAAGGACCTCCACCTATTTGCGAGAAaacttattttaaaaaaattacatcacAAAGAAAACATGGGGGAAATCGATATTGATGTTGATGGTGAACAACAAGCCCTGGAGGCACTGGTATCCTTATTGGAAGAAAATTCCAGTAATACAAGTAAGTTCCCTATGGGCCTTATAAATAAATCTACTAAATTTCCATCATTAACAATCTCACCGGCGGTGGATACATTCACCAAAATGGTCACCAATGACATTGAAAAAATTAAATCTAGACCCAAAAGAGCCCACCAATTTAACTTAACAAGGGAGGAGAGTGTGGCCCTTAGGGAATTGGAAAGTTGGGATGACTTTGTTTTCAAAATCGCGGATAAGGGTGGCAATGTGGTCATATGGTCAAATCAACTGTATGAAATACAAGCAGAAAAATTACTTCATAACACCACTGAATATAAATTATTAACATACAATCCAATGACAAAGTTCAAGGATGAATTAGTTGCCATCCTTACTACCGCGTACGAGAACAACATCATTCCAAAAAAGTTTTTGGACATACACATCAAAATGCATCCTAGGCTGGCCACATTCTACCTGGTACCTAAGATCCATAAGAACCCGATAGACCCTCCCGGCAGACCTATTGTGGCGGCTAATGAGGGGTTGTGCGAAATCATATGTGATGTTATCGAATACTATTTAAAACCTATAGTCACACAACTACCCTCATACATCAAAGATACCACTGCGGCCTTAGGCCATCTAGAAAATATACAACTTACCGAAGACATGATTTTGGTCACTGCCGATGTTGAGGCGTTGTACTCAAGCATCAGGCATACTGATGGCCTAGGGGCAGTGGAGAAATATCTTACCCACAGCAGTATGGAGAAAAATATGGCCACCTTAATTTTGACTCTACTTAAATTTATTCTTACGCACAATGCATTTTCATTTGCCGGGAGGGTTTATCTACAACaacagggtactgcgatgggggcctcttgtgccccctcgtatgccaatcttTTTATGGGGGCTTGGGAGTGGTCCATATTTCAAGAGAGTGAGATACAGGGCATGGAGCGAGTCCATAACTGGATTCGCTTCATAGACGATATCATTTTTATCTGGGAGGGCCCGGTGGAGGATCTTGAGAATTTAATGACCAGATTAAATCAAAATGATAAGAACATCAAGCTTACATATACTTATGGCCGTAaaattgattttctggatttatccaTCATAGCGTCATCAGATGGGATGTTGACAACTACAGTATTTCGGAAGCCGACGGCAACAAATTCGCTGTTGCATGCATCCTCACTACATCCAAAATCAACCATCAACAGTATACCAATCAGTCAATATCTTCGCATTAAAAGAATTTGCTCTGAAGATGATCAGTTTGAAGCACAAGCAAGGATATTGAAAAACAGATTCCTGGAGCGCGGATATAACCGACGAGTTATACAGAAGGGATATTGGAGAG
Encoded here:
- the LOC143773738 gene encoding uncharacterized protein LOC143773738 gives rise to the protein MQPRSPCDTFTAVKDLHLFARKLILKKLHHKENMGEIDIDVDGEQQALEALVSLLEENSSNTTSSDGMLTTTVFRKPTATNSLLHASSLHPKSTINSIPISQYLRIKRICSEDDQFEAQARILKNRFLERGYNRRVIQKGYWRAKNTTRQQLLHKNQTVPIQTEQDIQLTAYMLLLNLSAVFFQGSHQEDLHMEMPCLKHCPQGDEYPKKIGMDLYIL